A single region of the Ziziphus jujuba cultivar Dongzao chromosome 10, ASM3175591v1 genome encodes:
- the LOC107409841 gene encoding uncharacterized protein LOC107409841, whose amino-acid sequence MALPPHFTALVLLLIALVFANVELSTSTQIVKAKVSCLDCKANYDLSGIKILVKCDQVKKMSMATTKNDGSFETQLPTDISKSGPKALNCLAKLLGGPKQLYASKKLMTSQVINTTHSDSLTIATPLAFYTSCPSNTNQVHCKVASSKTVDLPLPPEWGLAPSSYYIPFFPIIGIP is encoded by the exons atgGCGCTTCCTCCTCACTTCACAGCACTTGTTCTTCTTCTAATTGCGTTGGTCTTTGCAAATGTTGAGCTCTCAACGAGCACCCAAATTGTGAAGGCCAAAGTCTCTTGCCTTGATTGCAAAGCGAACTATGACCTCTCCG GAATTAAAATTCTAGTGAAGTGCGATCAAGTGAAGAAAATGAGTATGGCAACCACAAAGAATGATGGGTCATTTGAAACACAACTTCCCACAGACATCTCAAAATCTGGTCCGAAGGCATTGAATTGCCTTGCAAAGCTTCTTGGTGGTCCAAAGCAGCTCTATGCCTCAAAGAAACTGATGACATCCCAGGTCATCAACACCACTCACTCAGACTCTCTTACTATTGCCACTCCTCTTGCCTTTTACACGTCCTGCCCTTCAAACACAAATCAAGTTCATTGCAAGGTTGCTTCATCCAAGACCGTTGATCTTCCTCTGCCTCCTGAGTGGGGCCTAGCACCTTCAAGCTACTACATTCCTTTCTTCCCTATCATAGGCATACCTTGA
- the LOC107410124 gene encoding protein S40-7, whose protein sequence is MDLNGTARTRYKKPSSTQRFLGSFPCASPDKATASTTSSSAPADELNEDDVFWSADFSAVEPNHHHNPNPTSTSPSSTPRHLHHNRHSHTTLNHHHLHKGFAQPESFGILAALPENETSSPNLRNSSHFYHKASVSSSSSSSSSSSRMIPVIPKPPQERINPAPSSSVKYHQSAPLNIPVLSQAIRRHRDFFVEEKDEEDGEAEMLPPHEIVARGSAAAQSPMLACSVLEGVGRTLKGRDLRQVRNAVWRQTGFLD, encoded by the coding sequence ATGGACTTAAACGGCACGGCCCGGACTCGCTACAAGAAACCCTCTTCAACCCAGCGTTTCCTCGGCTCCTTCCCCTGCGCCTCCCCAGACAAGGCCACCGCCTCCACCACCAGCTCCTCCGCCCCCGCCGACGAGCTCAACGAGGACGATGTCTTTTGGTCCGCTGACTTCTCAGCCGTTGAACCCAACCACCACCACAATCCCAACCCCACTTCCACGTCTCCCTCCTCTACTCCTCGCCACCTCCACCATAACCGTCATAGCCACACCACCCTCAATCACCACCACCTTCATAAGGGCTTCGCTCAGCCGGAGAGCTTCGGAATCCTCGCCGCCTTGCCGGAGAATGAAACCTCCTCGCCGAATCTCCGGAACAGTTCGCACTTCTACCACAAGGCTTCGGTCTCGTCGTCGTCTTCATCGTCGTCTTCATCGTCTCGGATGATTCCGGTGATCCCGAAACCTCCTCAGGAGCGCATAAATCCTGCGCCTTCGTCTTCGGTGAAGTACCACCAGTCGGCGCCTCTGAACATCCCGGTTCTGTCCCAGGCAATAAGAAGACACCGCGACTTCTTTGTGGAGGAGAAGGACGAGGAGGACGGCGAGGCGGAGATGTTGCCGCCTCACGAGATTGTAGCGAGAGGGTCGGCCGCAGCGCAGTCGCCGATGCTCGCCTGTTCAGTTCTGGAAGGCGTCGGCAGGACTTTGAAGGGCAGGGATCTCCGCCAGGTCCGGAATGCCGTCTGGCGCCAAACAGGTTTTCttgattga
- the LOC107409987 gene encoding NAC domain-containing protein 90, protein MEELPPGFRFYPTEEELVSFYLLNKLEGKRQEIDRVIKIVDIYNIEPWNLPQFSGELCHGDTEQWFFFTPRQEREARGGRPNRTTASGYWKATGSPGYVYSSDNRVIGVKKTMVFYKGKAPTGRKTKWKMNEYRAIEEEGTSTGITTPKLRHEFSLCRVYVVSGSFRAFDRRPLEVTSETQHQGDTAVTSSQNTAMETQHQGGTAVTSSQNTAMVQKTSSPETSYSGGDRADPREAGGSTDWDMNDDLEQPLWEWEQLNWP, encoded by the exons ATGGAGGAACTTCCGCCGGGTTTTCGATTCTACCCAACAGAAGAAGAGCTGGTTTCCTTCTATCTTCTCAACAAGCTGGAAGGGAAGCGGCAAGAAATCGACCGTGTCATCAAAATTGTCGACATTTACAACATAGAGCCGTGGAACCTCCCAC AATTTTCAGGAGAGCTGTGCCACGGTGACACTGAGCAATGGTTTTTCTTCACACCGAGACAAGAAAGAGAAGCCCGAGGTGGGAGACCCAACCGCACCACAGCTTCTGGATATTGGAAGGCAACAGGCTCACCTGGTTATGTCTACTCGTCGGATAACCGTGTGATTGGAGTAAAGAAAACCATGGTTTTCTACAAGGGTAAAGCTCCTACAGGAAGAAAAACTAAATGGAAAATGAATGAATACAGAGCCATTGAAGAAGAAGGCACTTCAACTGGCATTACCACCCCCAAG TTGAGGCATGAATTCAGCTTGTGTCGAGTCTATGTCGTATCGGGGAGTTTTCGAGCATTTGATCGCCGCCCATTAGAAGTGACAAGTGAGACACAACATCAAGGTGATACGGCTGTCACGTCTTCTCAAAACACAGCGATGGAGACACAACATCAAGGTGGTACCGCTGTCACGTCTTCTCAAAACACAGCGATGGTGCAGAAAACAAGTTCACCTGAAACCTCATACTCAGGAGGAGACCGAGCTGATCCCAGAGAAGCTGGAGGAAGTACTGATTGGGATATGAATGATGATCTAGAACAACCACTATGGGAATGGGAGCAACTTAACTGGCCCTAA